From the Bacillus tuaregi genome, one window contains:
- a CDS encoding MASE3 domain-containing protein, which yields MPYIESIFISESRIIIHSVFEIFGIFVAYSIFLYGWYAYPYIQTKTSLWLPIIFFSIGTFGLLHMITFPGMPTFITESSEIKTGWFEILVRITQSAGIFLLVIFMLNDKEEKLIKKYGYILATICILLVSASIIFLFEDYLPMISNNGESTLLRVTIYLTICFIYTLSILLIIKIRKKTKDYIYIYLIMGIFFLLSLNLLTLVYGGSQGYYNFLVHFLKVLGNMYIFIGFYSSKLQLTFLKKEKMEEDLNTTQGLLESFFENTPEGLLILDNQGSILRANKGFEKIIGVKESDVIGQDFRSIMNHGDDLSDVLEQALNGSNINDFEIKQQRENGDTIYLMISLSNIQGTHTGNISAIIRDITEQKEYECNLHAAKQELTDTIRQQQGIIFKYHKVDASFIHTLFDGELYYKLWGAPVQMIGHRFSYPTGHEAFDQLLYHYQIAWDGRDVSFELEWDHISLAVSLKPIIKAAQVVEVVGSIVDITQLKKTEELLRKSEKLAVVGEMAAGVAHEIRNPLTTLKGFTQLLKMEVDDNRLPMLELMSSELNRIEMITNEFMVIAKPQAIEYKTHNIKDIMNQVLSFMEPQALLQNVTMNKLFIETEPYVQCDENQLKQVFINIIKNAFEAMPNGGSLTVEIKESNQQTIDISIKDTGVGIPKEIIPKLCEPFYTLKEKGTGLGLMISYRIIEAHKGTIAFSSNLDKGTIVTVELPLQAVEVPSSSL from the coding sequence ATATACAAACCAAAACATCCCTTTGGCTTCCGATTATTTTTTTCTCAATCGGTACATTTGGCTTATTGCATATGATTACATTTCCGGGGATGCCTACTTTTATTACCGAAAGCTCTGAAATAAAAACTGGGTGGTTCGAAATTTTAGTAAGAATCACACAGTCAGCTGGTATTTTTCTTTTAGTCATCTTTATGCTTAATGATAAAGAAGAAAAATTAATCAAGAAGTATGGGTATATTTTAGCAACCATATGTATTTTGTTGGTATCAGCATCGATTATTTTCTTATTTGAAGACTATCTACCGATGATTTCTAATAATGGGGAATCTACCTTATTAAGGGTTACGATTTACCTTACGATTTGTTTTATTTATACATTATCAATCCTTCTCATCATTAAAATTAGGAAGAAAACGAAGGATTACATTTATATTTATTTGATTATGGGGATATTCTTCCTATTGTCTCTTAATTTATTAACATTAGTTTATGGCGGCAGCCAAGGATATTATAATTTTTTAGTCCACTTTTTAAAGGTTCTAGGGAATATGTATATTTTTATTGGCTTCTATTCTTCCAAGCTTCAGTTAACCTTTCTAAAAAAGGAAAAAATGGAGGAGGATTTAAATACGACGCAAGGGTTACTGGAATCCTTTTTTGAGAATACACCGGAAGGCTTGCTCATCCTTGATAATCAAGGATCTATACTCCGTGCAAACAAGGGGTTTGAAAAAATCATCGGTGTAAAAGAATCCGATGTGATTGGGCAGGATTTCCGATCGATTATGAATCATGGGGATGACCTGTCAGATGTATTGGAGCAAGCTCTAAATGGCTCCAATATTAATGATTTTGAAATCAAACAGCAACGAGAAAATGGGGATACCATATACCTTATGATCTCATTGTCAAATATTCAAGGGACACATACAGGTAATATTTCTGCAATCATTCGGGATATTACAGAGCAAAAAGAGTATGAGTGTAATCTTCACGCTGCCAAGCAAGAATTAACCGATACGATTCGCCAGCAGCAAGGGATTATTTTTAAATATCATAAAGTAGATGCTTCCTTTATTCACACCCTTTTTGACGGAGAGTTATATTACAAATTATGGGGTGCTCCGGTGCAAATGATAGGCCATCGCTTCAGCTATCCAACCGGACATGAAGCGTTCGATCAGCTTCTTTACCATTACCAAATCGCATGGGACGGTCGTGATGTAAGCTTTGAATTGGAATGGGATCATATCTCCTTAGCCGTTTCATTAAAACCAATTATTAAAGCGGCACAAGTAGTAGAAGTTGTCGGATCAATTGTTGACATTACACAATTAAAAAAGACGGAAGAGCTACTAAGGAAATCAGAAAAGCTTGCGGTGGTTGGTGAAATGGCTGCAGGTGTTGCACATGAAATACGAAATCCGCTGACGACCTTGAAGGGCTTTACCCAGCTGCTTAAGATGGAGGTTGACGATAATCGTCTGCCCATGCTAGAGCTTATGTCGTCAGAATTGAATCGAATTGAAATGATTACAAATGAATTTATGGTGATTGCAAAGCCCCAGGCGATAGAATATAAAACACATAACATCAAGGATATTATGAATCAAGTTCTATCCTTTATGGAACCACAGGCGTTGTTGCAAAATGTAACGATGAATAAATTGTTTATTGAGACTGAGCCATATGTGCAATGCGATGAAAACCAGTTAAAACAAGTATTTATTAATATCATCAAAAACGCTTTCGAGGCAATGCCTAATGGTGGAAGTCTGACCGTTGAAATAAAGGAATCAAATCAACAAACGATTGACATTTCAATAAAGGATACAGGTGTAGGAATTCCAAAAGAAATCATTCCAAAGCTCTGTGAACCTTTTTATACATTAAAGGAAAAAGGGACAGGGTTAGGGTTAATGATAAGCTACCGTATCATTGAGGCCCATAAAGGAACCATTGCCTTTTCAAGTAATCTTGATAAAGGAACTATTGTGACGGTAGAATTACCGCTTCAAGCTGTTGAAGTACCGTCTTCTAGTCTATAG
- a CDS encoding ferritin family protein, with product MTEKPAFKKTIRDTAWDYKTKNEYEDVTVKQQPYVHMHYRHIFDERDYDIYDPRYTRLKSSDWEAFRDPKKFWYTTYVNNRKKLAEEIENAFNQTNELGIVENLSAEWVDAVRDIYTPLRHLEYGENVQMQHVIRYALGSAIEQCATYQAYDKTGRAQWISQWAMNMQEHHGDFLAHGKEVLLNDPAYQPLRRYVEEILVTDDWAEVLVAENLTLDLLLGNLMYREFSKEAMKHGDTHLAVMNLVIGKQLDWHRDWAFSLFKLLAQDTAESRWDYLKALGYEDWGGDYRWGKVLSDPRETPEETLSNVEIIQEWVEKWYPKAFEAVLALAPLFEKYGIEINLPEALKKIEEENIIPIYKKYKLPFKQYEIALS from the coding sequence ATGACAGAAAAACCAGCATTCAAAAAGACCATCCGAGATACAGCCTGGGACTATAAAACGAAAAATGAATATGAAGATGTGACAGTTAAACAGCAGCCGTATGTTCATATGCATTACCGTCATATTTTCGATGAAAGGGATTACGACATCTATGATCCACGTTATACACGCTTGAAATCTTCCGATTGGGAGGCCTTCCGTGATCCAAAGAAATTTTGGTATACAACCTACGTCAATAACCGCAAAAAATTAGCTGAAGAAATTGAAAACGCCTTCAATCAGACGAACGAGCTTGGGATTGTTGAAAACCTTTCCGCGGAGTGGGTGGATGCAGTAAGAGATATCTATACACCGCTTCGTCACTTAGAATATGGCGAGAATGTCCAAATGCAGCATGTCATTCGTTATGCACTAGGTTCTGCGATTGAGCAGTGTGCAACCTATCAGGCGTATGACAAAACAGGTAGAGCCCAATGGATTTCTCAATGGGCAATGAATATGCAGGAGCATCATGGCGATTTTCTAGCACATGGTAAGGAAGTTCTTTTGAACGATCCAGCCTATCAGCCGCTGCGTCGTTATGTGGAAGAAATTCTGGTAACGGACGATTGGGCGGAGGTTTTAGTTGCTGAGAACTTAACCTTGGATCTTTTGCTCGGGAACCTGATGTACCGTGAGTTTAGTAAAGAAGCGATGAAGCATGGAGATACGCATCTAGCCGTGATGAACCTTGTGATTGGTAAGCAGTTAGATTGGCATCGGGATTGGGCATTCTCTTTATTTAAGCTTTTAGCACAGGATACAGCTGAAAGCCGTTGGGATTATTTGAAGGCACTTGGCTATGAAGATTGGGGCGGCGATTACCGTTGGGGTAAAGTGTTAAGCGATCCAAGAGAAACGCCAGAGGAAACCTTATCAAATGTAGAAATCATTCAGGAATGGGTAGAAAAATGGTATCCAAAGGCCTTTGAAGCAGTGCTGGCCTTAGCTCCGTTATTTGAAAAGTATGGTATTGAGATTAATCTTCCAGAAGCACTGAAAAAGATTGAGGAAGAAAATATTATCCCAATCTATAAAAAATATAAGCTTCCATTTAAACAATACGAAATAGCACTTAGTTAA
- a CDS encoding MmoB/DmpM family protein yields MTVKQAYVGMDLDTSGGSIVTAIIAAIEEDNEGVIVEDFHVYKKVKAPGKMVLKRESVEEHLGADFEMDQVHLVMSSAFGFITDWDEEQLIIEWEDSE; encoded by the coding sequence ATGACAGTCAAACAAGCCTATGTCGGCATGGATTTAGATACAAGCGGAGGCAGCATTGTAACGGCCATTATCGCAGCGATTGAGGAAGATAATGAGGGCGTCATTGTCGAGGATTTTCACGTATATAAAAAGGTAAAAGCTCCAGGGAAAATGGTTTTGAAAAGAGAAAGTGTTGAAGAGCATTTAGGTGCAGATTTTGAAATGGATCAAGTACATCTTGTTATGTCTTCAGCTTTCGGATTCATTACAGATTGGGATGAAGAACAGTTAATCATTGAGTGGGAAGATTCAGAATAA
- a CDS encoding YHS domain-containing protein: MAKMGIKEKYHAMTRDLMWEPKDFDMNRVYPLIEKEGIILKDPSRWEDPFRMAYNQYVKIQSEKDGIYHSVRNAFEANDGYAKVVDSRWYEGVKVFANAVQPAEYSAHRLMAYVGRNIPIEAIRFATFNQAIDELRHAQIEIKHYAHMSKEIDGLHAFANTSQNLWFNTVPKSFFDDAMTAGPFEALMAISFSFEYVFTNILFLPFASSAGAVGDENFAAVGKTVQSDESRHMALGMSALKMLLEEDDRNVPIIQGWLDKWYWRAYRMFSVVATLVDYYPRIRPISWKKAFEMYVEEQVFNGLFKDLRKYGIRLPKHAEDSIKEKEHYSHSVMRILDQFKHANMFRGFQLQPDDYEWLSNEYPLFDEYYAPFFRRNDHNIFSNASPGIPAICSVCQIPAEFPDPDNPTKLWTQYSEYNGKTYMTCSPGCKHIFEQEPLKYMQIWWPAEAYFNGEFGEDPVAGLFKYIGLSPEEAGEHYSSREHARWLQYREHLGLDKKFF, from the coding sequence ATGGCTAAAATGGGTATTAAAGAAAAGTATCATGCAATGACAAGGGACTTGATGTGGGAACCAAAGGACTTTGATATGAATCGGGTTTATCCTTTAATTGAGAAAGAGGGCATCATCCTTAAGGACCCAAGCAGATGGGAAGATCCATTCCGGATGGCCTATAACCAATATGTTAAAATTCAATCTGAAAAAGATGGAATCTATCATTCTGTCCGAAATGCCTTTGAGGCAAATGACGGCTATGCAAAGGTAGTAGACTCTCGCTGGTATGAAGGTGTAAAGGTATTTGCGAATGCCGTTCAGCCGGCAGAATATTCTGCTCACCGCTTGATGGCCTATGTCGGCCGTAACATTCCGATTGAAGCGATCCGCTTTGCAACCTTCAACCAGGCCATTGATGAGCTACGCCATGCGCAGATTGAAATTAAGCACTATGCACATATGAGTAAAGAAATTGATGGATTGCATGCTTTTGCCAATACATCGCAAAACCTATGGTTTAACACGGTACCAAAATCGTTCTTCGATGATGCGATGACAGCAGGACCGTTTGAAGCATTAATGGCGATTTCCTTCTCCTTTGAGTATGTATTTACAAACATTCTCTTCCTGCCATTTGCTTCATCTGCCGGTGCAGTTGGAGATGAAAACTTCGCCGCGGTTGGGAAAACGGTTCAATCGGATGAGTCTCGCCATATGGCACTTGGCATGTCTGCCTTGAAAATGCTGCTAGAGGAAGATGATCGCAATGTGCCGATTATTCAAGGCTGGCTTGATAAGTGGTACTGGAGAGCCTACCGTATGTTCTCAGTTGTTGCCACACTTGTAGACTATTATCCACGTATTCGTCCAATCTCTTGGAAGAAAGCGTTTGAAATGTATGTAGAAGAGCAGGTATTTAACGGATTGTTTAAAGATTTACGTAAATATGGCATTCGTCTGCCGAAGCACGCTGAGGACAGCATTAAAGAAAAAGAGCACTATTCACACTCTGTTATGCGTATTCTAGATCAATTTAAACATGCGAACATGTTTAGAGGCTTCCAACTGCAGCCGGATGATTATGAGTGGTTATCGAATGAATATCCATTGTTCGATGAGTATTATGCACCATTCTTCCGCCGCAATGATCATAACATTTTCTCTAATGCAAGCCCTGGAATTCCAGCGATTTGTTCGGTATGTCAAATCCCAGCAGAGTTTCCGGACCCTGATAATCCAACAAAGCTGTGGACTCAATATAGTGAATATAATGGTAAAACCTATATGACCTGCTCACCTGGATGTAAGCATATCTTTGAACAGGAGCCATTGAAATATATGCAAATTTGGTGGCCAGCAGAAGCCTATTTTAACGGAGAATTTGGTGAGGATCCGGTTGCAGGATTATTCAAATATATTGGTTTATCACCAGAGGAAGCGGGAGAGCACTATTCATCGAGAGAGCATGCACGTTGGCTCCAATATCGTGAGCATTTGGGTCTAGATAAGAAGTTTTTCTAA
- a CDS encoding NADH:ubiquinone reductase (Na(+)-transporting) subunit F, whose amino-acid sequence MSKATTAVETYEVTLEPSGKVITVKEGQTILDAAIRNGVQVAYGCRHGSCSACKCQVLEGDYEIMDRVSEYSLMSFERDEGFTLMCSTLVEGDLVIEVEEEESDLPFFAVHDFEAEVVENHAATHDIHMIKLKLQDPDAIPYGSGQFFEFEIPDLEDSRAYSVANKYQDGSVVEFHVKRVPDGKGSNYMCDLAIGDVITGSGPYGTMQLRNRDKDIIFIAGGSGMAPIKSLVEELFSESFDKEAYFFYGARSKKDLYLVEEWEELAKQHGNFHFIPALSQPDDTDEWAGETGFIADVISKKLENMSGMDAYLCGPPIMIETSCDALAKGGVKGTDISYDEF is encoded by the coding sequence ATGAGCAAAGCGACAACAGCAGTAGAAACCTATGAAGTGACATTAGAGCCAAGCGGGAAAGTCATCACAGTAAAAGAAGGTCAAACCATACTGGATGCAGCGATCCGCAACGGTGTTCAGGTAGCATACGGATGCCGTCACGGCAGTTGTTCTGCTTGTAAGTGCCAGGTACTTGAAGGGGATTACGAGATTATGGACCGAGTATCAGAATACTCCTTGATGAGCTTTGAAAGAGACGAAGGCTTTACCCTTATGTGTAGCACACTTGTAGAAGGTGACCTTGTCATTGAAGTGGAGGAAGAAGAGTCAGACCTGCCATTCTTTGCGGTTCATGACTTTGAAGCAGAGGTAGTCGAAAATCATGCTGCTACACATGATATTCATATGATTAAGTTAAAGCTTCAGGATCCGGACGCTATACCATATGGCTCAGGTCAGTTCTTTGAATTTGAAATTCCTGATTTGGAGGACTCCCGTGCTTATTCGGTAGCGAATAAATATCAGGATGGCAGCGTGGTTGAGTTCCATGTTAAACGGGTACCTGACGGGAAAGGCTCCAATTATATGTGTGATTTGGCTATCGGGGATGTTATAACAGGCTCAGGGCCTTATGGAACGATGCAGCTCCGTAACCGTGACAAGGATATCATCTTTATTGCCGGTGGGTCTGGTATGGCACCTATCAAGTCGTTAGTGGAAGAATTATTCTCTGAGTCATTTGACAAAGAAGCATATTTCTTCTATGGTGCTCGTTCGAAGAAGGACCTTTATTTAGTAGAGGAGTGGGAAGAGCTAGCAAAGCAGCATGGAAACTTCCACTTTATCCCTGCCCTGTCACAGCCGGATGATACTGACGAGTGGGCTGGAGAAACAGGCTTTATCGCTGATGTCATTTCGAAGAAGCTTGAGAATATGTCGGGTATGGATGCCTATCTATGCGGACCGCCTATTATGATCGAAACATCCTGTGATGCACTCGCTAAAGGCGGCGTAAAAGGAACAGACATTTCATACGATGAGTTTTAA
- a CDS encoding catechol 2,3-dioxygenase, giving the protein MARVMRIGRIELKVLDLEKSVEYYTKVIGLEETGRMGDSVYLKAWDEYDHHSVILTKSNSAGMAHFAFKVETLDDLAYYEKKVEEFGCKTTRISKGTRLAEGEAVHFILPTGHHCELYHEIDVLGTAVGNLNPHPWPLGKVGIAPHRFDHCLLTGDDLKTVTRFFIEALNFRQSEKITTVDGEELLGSFLFTTNKAHDLAFVKGPDAKFHHAGFHVDSVHDVFKAADILSMYEVPFDVTPTRHGITRGETIYFFDPSGNRNEAFAGGYITYPDMPTITWTEDKIGQGIFYHRRELTESFMKALT; this is encoded by the coding sequence ATGGCTAGAGTAATGCGTATCGGTAGAATTGAACTGAAAGTATTGGATCTTGAAAAATCAGTAGAATACTATACAAAAGTGATTGGTTTAGAAGAAACGGGTCGTATGGGTGACAGTGTGTACTTAAAGGCATGGGATGAATACGATCATCACAGCGTTATTTTAACCAAATCGAACAGCGCGGGAATGGCTCATTTCGCCTTTAAAGTGGAAACATTGGATGATCTTGCTTACTACGAGAAAAAGGTAGAAGAATTCGGCTGTAAAACAACAAGAATTTCTAAGGGTACGAGATTAGCTGAAGGTGAAGCGGTTCACTTTATTTTACCAACAGGACATCACTGTGAGCTGTACCATGAAATCGATGTACTTGGAACAGCGGTTGGGAATCTTAACCCACATCCATGGCCACTTGGAAAAGTAGGCATTGCACCGCATCGCTTTGACCACTGCCTATTAACAGGGGACGATTTAAAAACAGTTACTAGATTCTTTATTGAGGCTCTTAACTTTAGACAAAGTGAAAAAATTACGACCGTTGACGGTGAGGAATTATTAGGAAGCTTCCTGTTCACAACGAATAAAGCTCATGATTTAGCGTTTGTTAAAGGTCCTGATGCGAAATTTCACCATGCTGGCTTCCATGTTGATTCTGTACATGATGTATTTAAAGCAGCTGATATTTTATCCATGTATGAGGTGCCATTTGATGTAACACCGACACGTCACGGGATTACAAGAGGTGAAACGATTTACTTCTTTGACCCATCCGGTAACCGTAATGAAGCATTTGCAGGCGGATACATCACATATCCGGATATGCCGACTATTACATGGACTGAAGACAAAATAGGACAAGGTATTTTCTACCACCGCAGAGAATTAACTGAATCCTTCATGAAAGCATTAACATGA
- a CDS encoding 2Fe-2S iron-sulfur cluster-binding protein, whose amino-acid sequence MNKITLKARGQQFEYSCPTNTTPLRAARDQFIPIPTGCIRGGCGMCKVKVLDGDYEQEIIRSHDALSDEELASGYALACCMTAKGDLEIITVEDYQKLQEEKTEKVSGTNKC is encoded by the coding sequence ATGAATAAAATAACACTTAAAGCAAGAGGGCAGCAGTTTGAGTATTCCTGTCCAACTAATACTACGCCTTTAAGAGCGGCACGTGATCAATTCATTCCGATTCCAACCGGTTGTATTAGAGGCGGCTGTGGAATGTGTAAAGTAAAGGTGCTTGATGGTGATTATGAACAGGAAATCATTCGCTCCCATGATGCTTTATCAGATGAGGAACTAGCGAGCGGTTATGCTTTAGCCTGCTGTATGACAGCTAAAGGTGATCTTGAGATCATTACCGTTGAAGATTATCAGAAGCTTCAAGAAGAAAAAACAGAAAAAGTCAGTGGAACAAACAAATGTTAG
- a CDS encoding XylR N-terminal domain-containing protein, which yields MHHTSNQPMINIPSSAFGELRRELIDMLGSKRSKGFLLRYGWNCGVTDCRQMLELNWEDKRELILAGPKMHMENGHVVVETHKLEVDFENGTLHFEGDWIDSQEALQHIKLFGYGEESVCHSLVGYASGYLSELIEKQVIVRETSCIAKGDEKCHWICKTVEEWDGDPEVEKERLFFERDRISAELEETYEKLRLERDNLSKTYDVHQKLFKEIVFETGVQPIVDVLYETLKIPVVIESYNCEARAFAGISQQQANEYAGELKAWLALQQRKKGKEKQEIQATILLELSPEHRRVITPIYFRKKIHGYCSFFTQEDQVAEVDKMVLGQAALACSLHLLNEQTRFNTEQTIRGSFLDDILKKRLTMTEIVRRIHYLDFELNSPYFMAAVRRRFEKTSLQEEIEFNDEFMNDLFKYFQKKKVKALLGKKDGNVIILFSGSSYLHDQEKIDSFCRQLLSYCYDRYPACSFAMGVSSRLPSIDSAPQLYNECIASLKVANTNHNPIYFDTLGVVGMLLQTNNREALEQYAYKIVGPLMDEDKNKGMELLITLYYYLENGSNVHKTARAMNFSVNGLRYRLGKINELLQVDLNQAYNRNEIYVALQCLTALGELNLPS from the coding sequence ATGCATCATACAAGTAATCAACCGATGATTAACATCCCTAGTTCAGCATTTGGGGAACTTCGTAGAGAGCTGATTGATATGTTAGGTTCCAAACGATCAAAAGGCTTTCTGCTTCGTTATGGCTGGAATTGCGGTGTAACGGATTGCAGACAGATGCTGGAATTGAATTGGGAAGATAAAAGAGAACTCATTCTAGCAGGCCCAAAGATGCACATGGAAAATGGTCATGTAGTCGTTGAAACACATAAGCTGGAAGTTGATTTTGAAAACGGAACCTTACATTTTGAAGGAGATTGGATTGATTCTCAGGAAGCACTCCAGCATATTAAGCTTTTCGGTTATGGTGAAGAATCTGTCTGCCATTCCTTAGTAGGCTACGCTAGCGGATATCTGTCTGAATTAATTGAAAAACAGGTCATTGTAAGAGAAACGAGCTGTATTGCTAAGGGTGATGAAAAGTGTCATTGGATTTGTAAGACAGTTGAGGAATGGGACGGGGACCCAGAGGTGGAGAAGGAGCGCTTATTTTTTGAAAGGGACCGAATCAGCGCTGAGCTTGAGGAAACCTATGAGAAGCTGAGACTGGAAAGAGACAATTTAAGTAAAACCTATGATGTTCACCAAAAATTATTTAAAGAGATTGTGTTTGAAACAGGCGTTCAGCCGATTGTGGATGTATTATATGAAACCTTGAAAATACCAGTGGTGATTGAGAGCTATAATTGTGAGGCGCGAGCCTTTGCTGGAATCTCTCAGCAGCAGGCAAACGAATATGCAGGTGAATTAAAAGCGTGGCTAGCTCTTCAGCAGCGGAAGAAGGGGAAAGAAAAGCAGGAGATTCAGGCTACAATCCTGCTGGAGCTTTCACCAGAGCATAGGAGAGTGATAACCCCCATCTATTTTCGCAAAAAAATCCATGGCTATTGTTCCTTTTTCACACAGGAGGATCAAGTGGCAGAAGTGGATAAAATGGTGTTAGGACAGGCTGCGTTGGCTTGTTCCCTACATTTGTTGAATGAGCAGACTCGGTTTAATACAGAGCAAACCATTCGAGGCAGTTTTCTAGATGACATTCTAAAAAAACGGCTGACGATGACAGAAATTGTGAGAAGAATCCACTATCTTGATTTTGAGTTAAACTCACCCTACTTTATGGCAGCTGTGCGACGCCGCTTTGAGAAAACGTCGCTTCAGGAAGAAATTGAATTTAATGATGAATTTATGAATGATCTTTTTAAATATTTTCAGAAGAAGAAAGTGAAGGCTTTATTAGGGAAAAAAGATGGGAATGTGATTATCCTCTTTTCGGGTTCATCTTATTTGCATGACCAGGAGAAAATAGATAGCTTTTGCCGACAGCTGCTTTCCTATTGCTATGATCGCTACCCAGCTTGTTCCTTTGCGATGGGGGTTAGCTCCAGGCTTCCATCTATTGATAGCGCGCCCCAATTATACAATGAATGTATTGCGTCATTAAAAGTAGCGAATACAAATCATAATCCGATTTATTTCGATACATTAGGAGTTGTTGGCATGCTGCTACAAACGAATAACCGTGAAGCGCTCGAGCAGTATGCTTATAAAATCGTAGGTCCTTTAATGGATGAGGATAAAAACAAAGGGATGGAATTATTGATCACCCTATATTATTATCTGGAAAATGGCTCCAATGTTCATAAGACCGCTCGGGCCATGAATTTCTCGGTTAATGGTCTGCGCTATCGATTGGGGAAAATCAATGAACTATTACAGGTGGATTTGAACCAAGCCTATAACCGTAATGAAATCTATGTCGCACTTCAATGCTTAACAGCTTTGGGAGAGTTAAATTTGCCTTCATAG